Proteins encoded within one genomic window of Terriglobales bacterium:
- the ileS gene encoding isoleucine--tRNA ligase, giving the protein MAAPVDLKATINLPKTAFPMKANLPQNEPKLLARWEGMGLYQLIRQARKGAPIYVMHDGPPYANDVIHLGTALNKTVKDLVVKSKTMAGFDAPYVPGWDCHGLPIEIKVDRQLGAKKRGMAPIEVRRACRTHAEKYVDIQRKQFKRIGTFGQWDDPYLTMSPQYEAWVLRTLYEIFEKGLVYKGLRPVYWCIHDRTALAEAEVEYEPHTSPSIWVKYALTSDPAKIDPALAGKKVSTIIWTTTPWTLPASMAVAFHPELEYVALESGGEHYIVASHLALATIENCKLAGARPVASFPGTRLEQSTFAHPFLQRSILGVLATYVTTDQGTGAVHTAPSHGADDFYTGLKYKLDATCNVDAAGRLHNGLPEYEGLTVFKANEPIIELIKSRGVLMARGDIEHSYPHCWRCHNPVIFRATEQWFISMDAPLDGSSLRQRSLEEIKTVKWDPAWGEERITNMVAERPDWCISRQRVWGVPIAFFSCEACGQIVHSREVNQAVVRLVEREGVDAWYTRQPAEILPANTRCAKCGKGDFRKEMDIIDVWFESGCSHAAVLGHQPDLPWPADLYAEGGDQYRGWFHSSLLCAVGSRGKAPYRVVSTIGWTLDPQGRAMSKSLGNTVDPAEVSDKLGAEIVRFWVSSVDFREDVRNSDEMMQRLAELYRKIRNTFRFILGNLDGFDPARNSVPFMRMEAIDRYMLLRTSDFSRDLQKWYESFEFHKVYQAAVNFCITDLSAVYFDVLKDRLYTFAPDQPARRSAQTAIWRIGEALVRLLAPILSFTCEEVWGFLPAVQDRGPSVHLALFPKAEEIADGDDARLRADWITLLAVRSEVLKALEAARNEKQIGSGLEAAVRVFAPEATYPVLDKYARELRYLFIVSEVALERVPGGNGAAGIKVEVRPAPGAKCERCWNYSTQVGADPEHPTICERCTAALKEIVSGH; this is encoded by the coding sequence ATGGCAGCGCCCGTGGACCTGAAGGCCACCATCAACCTTCCCAAGACCGCCTTCCCCATGAAGGCCAACCTGCCGCAGAACGAGCCCAAGCTGCTCGCGCGCTGGGAGGGCATGGGTCTGTACCAGCTCATCCGGCAGGCGCGGAAGGGTGCGCCCATCTACGTCATGCACGACGGTCCGCCCTACGCCAACGACGTCATCCACCTGGGCACGGCGCTTAACAAGACAGTGAAGGACCTGGTGGTGAAATCGAAGACCATGGCCGGCTTCGATGCGCCCTACGTGCCCGGCTGGGACTGCCATGGCCTGCCCATCGAGATCAAGGTGGACCGGCAGTTGGGGGCTAAGAAGCGGGGGATGGCGCCCATCGAGGTGCGTCGCGCCTGCCGTACCCACGCCGAGAAATACGTGGACATCCAGAGAAAGCAGTTCAAGCGCATCGGCACCTTCGGGCAGTGGGACGACCCCTACCTGACCATGTCGCCGCAGTACGAGGCCTGGGTGCTGCGCACCCTCTACGAGATCTTCGAGAAGGGCCTGGTGTACAAGGGGCTGCGCCCGGTGTACTGGTGCATCCATGACCGCACTGCGCTGGCGGAAGCGGAAGTGGAATACGAGCCGCACACCAGCCCCAGCATCTGGGTAAAGTACGCGCTCACCAGCGACCCGGCGAAGATCGACCCGGCGCTGGCCGGGAAGAAGGTCAGCACCATCATCTGGACCACCACGCCCTGGACGCTGCCGGCGTCAATGGCCGTCGCCTTCCACCCGGAGCTGGAATACGTGGCGCTGGAATCCGGCGGCGAGCACTACATTGTGGCCTCGCACCTGGCACTGGCCACGATCGAGAACTGCAAGCTGGCGGGCGCAAGGCCGGTGGCCAGCTTTCCGGGCACACGGCTGGAGCAATCGACCTTCGCCCATCCCTTCCTGCAGCGGAGCATCCTGGGTGTGCTCGCCACCTACGTGACCACCGACCAGGGCACGGGAGCGGTACACACCGCGCCGTCGCATGGCGCCGACGACTTTTACACCGGCCTGAAATACAAGCTCGACGCCACCTGCAACGTGGACGCCGCCGGGCGCCTGCACAACGGACTTCCGGAGTACGAAGGGCTCACCGTCTTCAAGGCCAATGAGCCCATCATCGAGCTGATAAAGTCGCGGGGCGTGCTGATGGCGCGCGGAGACATCGAACATTCGTATCCCCACTGCTGGCGCTGCCACAATCCGGTGATCTTCCGCGCCACCGAGCAGTGGTTCATCTCCATGGACGCTCCCCTGGACGGAAGCAGCCTCCGCCAGCGTTCCCTGGAGGAGATCAAGACCGTCAAGTGGGACCCGGCCTGGGGCGAGGAGCGGATCACCAACATGGTCGCGGAGCGGCCCGACTGGTGCATCTCGCGGCAGCGGGTCTGGGGAGTGCCCATCGCCTTCTTCTCCTGCGAAGCCTGCGGCCAGATCGTCCACTCGCGCGAAGTGAACCAGGCCGTGGTCCGCCTGGTGGAGCGGGAGGGGGTGGACGCCTGGTACACCAGGCAGCCCGCGGAGATCCTGCCTGCGAACACGCGCTGCGCCAAGTGCGGCAAGGGTGATTTCCGCAAGGAGATGGACATCATCGACGTCTGGTTCGAGTCCGGGTGCAGCCACGCGGCGGTGCTGGGCCACCAGCCCGATCTCCCCTGGCCCGCCGACCTCTATGCGGAAGGCGGCGATCAGTACCGAGGCTGGTTCCATTCCTCGCTGCTGTGCGCGGTCGGCTCGCGCGGCAAGGCCCCTTACCGGGTGGTTTCCACCATCGGCTGGACCCTCGACCCGCAGGGCCGCGCCATGTCGAAGTCGCTGGGCAATACCGTCGATCCGGCAGAGGTTTCGGACAAGCTCGGCGCTGAGATCGTGCGCTTCTGGGTCTCGTCGGTGGATTTCCGGGAGGACGTCCGCAATTCTGACGAGATGATGCAGAGGCTCGCCGAGCTTTACCGCAAGATCCGCAATACCTTCCGCTTCATCCTGGGCAACCTCGATGGCTTCGACCCGGCGCGGAACTCCGTTCCCTTCATGCGCATGGAAGCGATCGACCGCTACATGCTGCTGCGCACCTCCGATTTCAGCCGTGACCTGCAGAAGTGGTACGAATCCTTCGAGTTTCACAAGGTCTATCAGGCGGCGGTGAACTTCTGCATCACCGACCTGAGCGCGGTTTACTTCGACGTCCTGAAGGACCGGCTCTACACCTTCGCCCCCGACCAACCGGCACGGCGCTCGGCGCAGACCGCTATCTGGCGGATCGGCGAGGCGCTGGTGCGGCTGCTGGCGCCCATCCTGAGCTTTACCTGCGAAGAGGTGTGGGGGTTCCTCCCCGCGGTGCAGGACCGAGGTCCGAGCGTCCATCTTGCTCTGTTTCCGAAAGCCGAGGAGATCGCCGACGGCGACGATGCACGGTTGCGCGCCGACTGGATTACCCTTCTGGCGGTGCGTTCCGAGGTGTTGAAGGCGCTGGAGGCGGCCCGCAACGAAAAACAGATCGGAAGCGGCCTGGAGGCTGCCGTGCGGGTCTTTGCCCCAGAAGCCACCTATCCCGTGCTCGACAAGTACGCCAGGGAGCTGCGCTACTTGTTCATTGTCTCGGAGGTGGCGCTGGAGCGCGTGCCCGGAGGCAATGGGGCTGCCGGCATCAAAGTAGAGGTGCGGCCAGCGCCCGGCGCGAAGTGCGAGCGCTGCTGGAACTATTCGACCCAGGTCGGCGCCGATCCGGAGCACCCGACCATCTGTGAGCGTTGCACCGCCGCCCTGAAGGAGATCGTCTCTGGCCACTAA